GAATACTATTACAGTAGTATGGCTTATCAAAGTGAAAGAGTTGTCTCTAATGTCAATTGTACTAAACAAAACTCATTCAATACATCAATAACCACAAGCATGTATATCTTAATCAAGTTAATTAATATGCCACAACCCACCGAACCGAAAATCCTTCATGCacagaaccaaaatcacaaagcCCACCAAACTGAAAATGTTCATGTGGTTAATAAATCATtatcaattttcaatcaacaagaatagtgttcttcaataaaaaataagtacTGAAGATAGTAACAGAGCTCTAATTAAACTATCCAAACCAATAAGAACAAGCAACTATATCTTAAAACCCCAGTTATACTGTAAAAATCATTCACAATAGTTCAATCTACTAAATGAAGCAAATCAAACCAGTAAAACTAAAATGAAACTAGGCGAAACGCAACATTGTAAGATTTTAAATGAACAGTAGTTTTCTCATACCTTTTGTAGTCTTTGTTGCTATTTTCGTTTGTTTCTAGTTATTGCTTGCAAAATCTTCTTCCGATTCGTTTGCAGTAGTGGTTTCCGCAAAGAATGTAATTGAAGTTTGAGTGATGTTCAGAGAGATTCGAAGAGAGTGAGTGTTTTGGTGTATTGGTTTCGTGTTGAAAATGTAACGTTCGTTCATAATGAAGCGCAAATGAAAAACGAGACATTTTTTTGTGTCTGGCACGTGTTTCTCGGTCTCCATTTAATACGCTTGAATCAATTTGAGCTTGGGTCAACTTGGTTATATGGTTATATGGATGTGTAGTAGACCTGTTTTCTAAAATTTGTAAGTATAACTACTTATTGTACTATTTTCTTTCTGTAACTTATCCTTTAATTATATTGCTCAGGATATAGGTCTATAGGGAACAATGAGTTGTAACTAATTTGGtgtaatttatttatctatttataatCTATAAAAGCTGATACTAACTCTCTTCACAATGAATTtaagctattttttttttgctaatgATACCACATCAGCAATTCTAATGACTTGGCAAAAGATGAAAATCAACCAATCACTATTTAGTAAAACTAGAGTGAGACCCGCACAATATGCGGAGCGGAGAGATAGATTATTTATACTATATAGTGTATTTTAATAaatgttatattaaaaatatgttagagaacatattataaatagattttgaatttatttatttttaaaaaagacatAGGTTATTTATATTAGAGTTATATAAAactacatttttatttttttttcatttttcgtTTTGCATTAATTGCTATAATTTGTCTGTTCTTAcgttttttgtttgtttgtaaataaaaatgttatattaaatttaagaaATCTTTTACAATTAGTATGAGAGATTAAAAAATGAAGAATAGTAAGAGTCTTAATATGTATAAGTTgtaaaatttaaacatttataactgaaatttttataattattattattattatgacacttttaatgtatgtttattgcatttaattagtacttgatgtttcaattgaataataatagataagaattttttgttttaatttttttaaaacattttattttactaaatagTGATTGGTTGATTTTCATCTTTTGCCAAGTCATTCGAATTGCTGATGTGGCATCCTTAGGAAACAAAAGATGGCTTAAACTCATTGTGAAAAGAGTTGGTATCagcttttatatattataaatagatgtttttaaaaaattaaaacaaaaaactcttatctattattatttaacTGAAACATCAAGTACTAATTAAATGTAATAAACATACATTAAAAgtgtcataataataattataaaaaatttcagttacaaatattcaaattctacAGTTTATACATATTAAGACTCTTACTACTCTTCATTTTTTAATCTTATACTAATTGTtaaaaatttcttaaatttaatataacatttttatatgtttttcattctcatttatttatttttttaattatttacaaacaaaaaaatagcaAGAAAAGATAAAGTGTAGCTATTAATgtaaatcaaaaaataaaaatacatttttgtataattataatataaataacctatgtcttttttaaaaataaataaattcacaatatatttataatctctaaaataattttgatataatatttattgaaatatactatatagtataaataatttatttctcCGTGTATTACGCGGGTCTCACTCTAATTATACATTATTGTAAGTTCAAAGTATTCAGCAACGTGAGGTTCACAAGTTCATGCGGGATTGTGCTTGAAAAATTGACACAATACATTATTGAAgtgtaaaagaaaaaagatttgCCATAAAAAACTGTTCCTTGATTATTGTAAAGTAGGGTACAGAACACAACAAGAAGCATTTCATTAGCGTATAGAAATTGAAGCTATGTAAATTAAACTACAACATTCACATAAAACAAGAAATGGACAACAGATCCAACTGAGAACTAAATTTGTTTCCATAATCATGACACCTATCTAAGGAAGCAGTTTGTGTTTAATTGCATGCAGCTCCATTATGACATCTTTAATATTCATCCGTTGAGTGGGAAACTCTTCAGAACATGCAACTCCAATCCTAGCAAAAGACACTAAACACTCCATCATGTTTTTCTGTTGTGTGATCCTTCTTTCTCCTTCATCAAACGGAGTTATCAATCTTGAATCAACAATCTCAGTAATTCCTTCTGGAATTGCCAGTTTACAGAATTTGTGTAGGCTTAGATCTTCACCAAACATGGCATCCGTTGGTCTCTTTCCGGTTAGTATTTCCAAAAGAAGAATTCCATAGCTATAGATGTCTCCTTGTGGTGATACTGACCCACCTGCTCCATACTCTGTTTGATTCCAATAACAATGCTTTAAACaagaaaaaagaatgaaaaaggaCGAGTGTGTATATATAGATAAAATGCAATGACATCATGATTAAAAACTAACATCAAATGAATATGTTAAGCGGTCGATAGACAGAGTAAGGTAAAATTCTGATTCTTAATGCGCTGAGGACTTGGTTAGTTGAAAGTAAATGATGAAATTGCTATATTGTCATGAATctaacataacatagaaaacaATACCAGTTCAGCAACAATTCATGTAGTTATTAAAGAGGTACCAAAAGCGATCAAAAGCACTTATACCTGGTGGAAGGTATCCGATGGTTCCCTTAATAACAGAGGAACTAGCTTGATTACTACTAGTATAGCTTGTGGCATTCCCATGAAGAAGCCTAGCTAACCCAAAGTCTCCCAAGTGAGCAACAATGTCATCATCAAGTAGAACATTACTTGGCTTAACATCACAGTGAACTACAGCTTCCTCTGAATCATTGTGAAGATAATCCAATGCAAAAGCTACATCAAGAGCAATATTTACTCTTTGCATCAGGTTGAGACTCCGATTTGTGGACTCGCTATCTTCAATGTTGTTGTGCAACAAGCTTTCTAAACTCCCATTAGGCATGAACTCAAACACTATGGCCTTGAAATCATCACCTTTGTAATCAACACCTGAACTACAGGTCAATATATTGAGAAGGTTTCTGTGCTTCATTTTTCCTAGAGCTTTGCATTCGGACATGAAACTCTTCGATGCTCCGCGTGTTTGAAGATTCAACACCTTCACAGCAACAGGTCTCTCAAAATGGACAAGGGTTCCTCTATATACTGAGCCAGAGCTTCCTGTGCCAATtaaatttaaagaagaaaatcCATTGGTCGCTTGATGTAGCTCTCCATAAGATACCTTCACATAGCCATATTGCAAAGCTAGAGAAGGAGTAGATAACCTTTTTCGCTTCTTCTTGAGAAGATATATACTAATAATAAAAGCAACAACAGATATTAGAACCCCTCCAAATGCGATTATGAGGATGACTTTCTTTTTAACAGATCTCTTGTGTTTCTTCTGTAAGGGCAACGTAGAGCATGCAGGGAGATTCAATTGAGGTATCCCACCACAAAGATCTTTGTTTCCGGCAAGTGATATTGCTGTGACATTATTGAATACCCCTCCTACCGGGACCTCACCAGAGAGATGGTTAAAAGATAAGTTCAAAGTATTCAGAAACGTGAGATTCACAAGTTCATGTGGGATTGTGCTTGAGAAGTTGTTATTAGAAAGGTCCAAGATTTCAAGGGATAGTAGAGATCCCAAGAATGAAGGTATACTTCCATGGAATGAGTTTCTTTCTAGTACGAGCTCTGTTAAAGCAGAGCAAGCACTAAGTCTCGTGGGAATCTCACCAATGAGCTTGTTATCTTGTAAATGCAAGATGGAAAGATGGTTCAAGTTTCCAAGATCAGAAGGAATGGGGCCGGTAAAAGAGTTGGAGTATAGAAACAACTGTATTAAGCCTTGCTGGTTGCCAAATGTTTGATTGGGTATATTACCACTTAAGTTGTTTCCATATGCAGCAAATTTTTGCATGTTGGTGCAGTATCCAAGTGTAAAGGGAATGAGTCCTTCAAATTTATTTGAGCTCAGATCAACGTCAGACAGCATAGTAAGGTTACCAATGACAAGAGGGATGTTGCCATAGAACTTATTTCCATCCAACCACAACACTCCAAGATTTTTTAGCTTTCCTATTGAATCTGGGATTGTTCCCTCAAGAAAATTCCCCTCCATATCAAGTGTTGCTAGGTTGACTAGTTTTCCAATTCCTTCTGGTATCCTTCCAGATATTTGATTCAAAGCCATACCAAGCAAAACGAGATTGGTTGATAAGTTGCCTATGATATCTGGCAATACTCCACCTAAATAATTTTCATAAAAGCCTAATTTCTGCAATTGAGTGCAATTAGTCAATGAGGAAAGAAAATCCAAATCATGAGCTCTTCCATTTCCGAATCTATTCCGTCCAACATTAAATATCTGGAGTTTGTGTAAACTTCCTACGGTAGGAGAAATTGGTCCATAAAAATCATTTTTGGATATTTGAAACTGTTGCAGCTCAGAAAGGTTGGATATTGAAGACGGAAAAGTACCGGTGAATCGGTTCCCTCCACACAAAAGTATCTCAAGATTGGGAAAAGCCATAGGTAAATTTGAGAGAAAATTACCCACTAACTGGTTTTCCGTGAAATCAAGAACTTGAATATTTGAAAGGTTATAAAGTGAAGGAGGAACTTGACCAGAAAAATTATTTACACCCAAACCCAAAAATTTCAAAGTTGACAACCTACCCAAAGTTGGAGTTATGCTTCCTTCCAATTGATTGTATGCAAGTGACAACTTCTCAAGAGATGAGAGATTTCCCAATGAAGGTGGTATACTACCAACAAACCCGTTAGCACCAAGCCCCAGCTGAGTCAGTTGCATCATAGAACCAAACCATGAAGGAACTTCGCCAGTTAGATTATTGTATAGCAATATAATTACTTGAAGGCTTGAACAATTTATCATCTCTATAGGAATCTCTCCATGAAGATTATTTTGCCTCAAGTCAAGAATCTGCAGTCTCTTCAAATGACCAACTTCTCTTGGAATCTGACCATGTAAGTTGATGCTAGTAAGACTCATCTCCCTGAGGAATGTTAGATTTCCCAAGGAAGGTGCAAGAGTGCCACCCAAGTCTTGATTTTGTAGTTGCAAGGATGTGACTCTCTTATGGCGGCGACTGCATATTACCCCCTCCCATTCACAAAAATGGAGAGACTTATTCCATGATGGAAGAGCATCCGGGTCCCCATTGGTAAGCTTGTCCttcaaagcaagcaaagccatCTGATCGGTCTCTGAACTCAAGGGCATGGTCACTGCAGCAGATGTCATGTACTCTATTTGTGAAGCAATAGATAAGAGAAACATAATGAAGATGATCATTATCATTATGCAGTGCGACAAGTGCATGGAGTAGTTAAGAAAGAAGGAAGGtgaaaattagaataaattttgGCACTCAAAggtttaacaattttttttaataaaacaaaatgaatccaaaaagaaaatgaaaaaaatgttaTCTATTAACATTGCAGTCTTTGTCTTGTGCAGCAGCAGGACGTGCCGCCACTTAAATGAAGACACTGTTTCTGAACTTTCTGTCTTCCGCCGAAGTCGTTACGTGCAAGTGTTGAAATCAAGTGCTTAAGTCAAAGGAGGATTTGCTTCTAAACGGGAGTGgatctaaatttaaaaatatcaatataCCTTTAGATTAATATTTATGCTAATAAATTTACTTGATCTTTTTTCTCCTAAATAATAGAAATAGAGAAACTAAAGAATGAGTTATAGTTTAtatatctaaataaaaataaattatactaaaataaatcatattaaaaagaaaatattaattaattaaatggttaatttaaatataaaaagtaagacaattatttatatttataattaaataaatacttACTAAGTGTTAATAATTACAATTTCATTAGttattgaaatatttttgttttaataaaaattagaagTCTAATTTAAAGTTAAtgatgctattttgattttaattaagttttaagtataattttgttatttaagataaaatattatttcatttaaagtagactattttaattataattaactgTATATTAGTAATCTGAACTAAATTTAAAACATGAACGGATAGGAAACATATTATTTaacttataattaattataaagtaatgatttaaattaaatttagagtatgatttgatttgaaatttttatttatacatgTAAGTAAATGATAATTAgtgatttgatcaaataaaaatttaagtataatttaatttaaagttCATAATCATAACAACAAAACAAAGCgttaattaattcttaatatCGATTTCAAAGTATGATTTGATGTAATCATTTAGGTTATATTTAGTTTTAAGAATGGGATAAGACAAGACATTAAGAATAAGATATAAAtgtcaaaaacataaaaattagtattttttatattttgtttaatgaCAAACTTAATAtaggataaaataaataataaaaaagtataatttaccttatttattttacacaaaatttaaaataaaaaataaaatgataaaaaatataattataaaaatttaatagtgataataaaagaaagaataaaaaataaagcgTGTCTTTATTTAATGTATCTATATCCTTCTTATTAGAAATGctacaaaatacactaatttaatAGAGAAATTCTTCGCATACAAGCGATTAAGACTTGTAAGCCTTATAAGTCCAATTAAAACTAACGCTCAAAACGTGCTTCGAaccgttcttcttcctcttcgtcttctttttctttttctttcgtttcttgcattctctttctccttctttttcttctttttgctgcacgttcttcttcctcttactcttcttcttttccttttctttcgtttcttgtcttctctttctccttcttcttcttcttgttgtacgttcttcttcctcgtcttcctcttcttcttcatttacgtgcttttctttctgttttctttcttcgttattctcgatttccattgttttttgacatcaagctctgaaatcatttttgaagaagaagaagcagcagaagatgaagaggagaaagagaaagagttctgaattatgcatgtgtacttcaacgaattttgggtgtatttcttaaatcctttgggtgtagtTTTGTAATCTTTTGGATGTATTTCTACaatcgtttgggtgaattcctgtaactatttgggtgtatttctgtaatccttttgtgtatttctataatcgtttgggtgtatttctgtaatcgtttgggtgtatttctgaagttccagtatcttcaaaacgatttcaaagcttgatttcaaaaaccatgaaaatcgaaaaaaaaaaacaaagaagaagaagaagaagaagaagaagaagaagaagaggaagaggaagaggaagaggaagagggagagggagagggagagggagaaggagagggagaggaaaaagaagaagaagagtcgttCATAATACATAGTGAGTGTAGCGCTTTGAAAACAGGAAACGGTTGAATAACGCATTAAAAAGCCCGTATGTGTAGcaacttgtaagacttgtatgtgtagcaggtcTCAATTTAATATCTCAGAATGCAATATCTGTGTGCATAAATTGAAAAGGGAGATGGTCGTGGCTATGGTCACCTTCATTAAATAACTTTTGACAATGCCTCTTTGTATGACCCTTCACGAGGCAATTTGAACATagcattttctttgtttcattttttttgagTTTGGGTGCACCTTTAGTCTTAGCGACACATGGATCAtcaacaaattcagcaacaaAATATAGTATATGAGTAACCCCATTTTGCATTTTAATGCTGCACCTTTTTTCTAGATCTTTAGTCCATCTAATCACTTCATTCATTGTATCGTAAAAAAGTGAAACTTCTTGAGCAGCAAGAAATGATATCCACATTGTAGCAACTGACATTGCACTATatctcattaaaaaaaattttcagcgTCAATTGTagtatttttgatttttttttactacTAATATACTTCTTTGCATCTCGGATTCATCTTTTTAGAATTAGACTTTGTGGCAATTCATCTACATCCTCTCGCCTCAACACACATAACATATGACTACAAGGATACTCTTCGTGATCTCTTATCCTTCGTGATCCCAATGACAGCATTTACACTCCAATTTTTTCTTGTTGTGATTATATGCAACCGTAAATATTTTGTCCCTCTTTTAAAAAGCGCAAATTTTATATACCATAATTGTGAAAAGAAACTCATTATGTATAATGTCTAAAGAAATCACTTCTTCAATTTGCTTCTTCATTCGtctgaatatttttttagtgtAGATGTTTGCAGCACAGAGCTCAAGAGATTGTAAGTCAGTCGTCAAAACAGGATCAACATTGATTGTTTTGATTTGAGCAATCATCTCATTGTTGCAATAATCTCGTAAAGTAAAGTCCACTCAAGATTCTCAACTAACTCTAAAATACTGTGCCTTGAGCATGCGTTTGGTTAATGGGTGTGTCTACCCAAGATATAGACACGGAAGCACACGTTCTTCGTTTGGTTAATAAGACACAAAATTCTGATAGACACGGAAAGACATAAAGGCACACAAAGACATAAAATTTGTGTATAGCAGGGAGGGATGGAACACTAAACTTGGGGTTAATGTTCAAATTCGTCCCTGAAAGATTACGCGATCTTCATTTTCGTCCccgaatgatttttttaatcaaattagtccctgAAAGATAAACTGTTAGTCAAATTAGTCATTCCGTCAATTGAATGATGACGTGTCACGTTAAGTGCCACGTGGCATGATGACGTGACATGCCACGTGGCAGGTCAGTAACACGTGGCAGGCCACGTGACAGgtcagtgacacgtggcatgacacgtgtcacttgacatataaaaaagttttcaattagtcaaaatagtccttgaaagtccagacgtaagtcattttcatctctcaaattttaaatattagtcAAACTAatccttatataatttttttattttttcttcataaaatcatctctcttctttaattcttctcaaaatctttcttattcttttctattctaaaatcttttttgttatattactaCATTTTgctggaatatatatatatactcaaaattgaaatgtatgtatttattaacctaaacaaagttatatgctcaaaataaaaaatttatgtatgttaacctaaacaaagttataccactatttttttctactacatcttttttttttccattacgGTATTACTTATATATAGGAGGTAATGGTAGTGATACTTAGAGTCAAAATTCAAAAAGATTCACAAATTTTGCTTCAATTCCAAActttacaaaatattaaaaatttgttagttaattattattattttttttattattattattataaatgaaTTGCTTCTTAAGCGTAATACGTGCAAacatcataataaatttttgtgtgtttcatatgtttgagatagattatataatttttcttttaatttcacaaATCAATGAGATAAAATGAAATAGGAAATATTATACCTATGCATAACACAGGCTACTCCGCACTAGTACATTATATAAATAGATATACTtcgtattaaaataaaattccttttgttttaaatgaaatattttaaaaattatattagaatATTAAGATTCAAAAAGTGATTCCATAAACCTGTTTTTCAATTATTGAGTTTtactatataaattaaataataataaaaattataattttaaaaaatttaaaagatttaaaatttaaaataattactatattatttagtaaaatttaaaatattaaatttttaaatatataatcaacaataatttgataaactcatttaaataaaaaaaattcacataaaaattacaatttgaaaatgtaaaattttaaaatataaatgacaaataactttatacaaatttaattatttttattattttatataaagagaattttgtttattaagatttaaaaaataatattaaattagtagtataaaaaaatatgataaatttaatattataaaaaaattatataaggattagtttgactaatttttaaaatttgagggatgaaaatgacttacATCTGAACTTTCAAGGACTATTTTGACTaacagaaaatttttttatatgtcaAGTGCTGACCTATCACGTGGCgtgccacgtgtcactgacCTGTCACGTGGTGTGCCACGTGTTACTGACCTGCCACGTGGCGTGTCACGTCATCATCCAATTGACAGAATGATTAATTTGACTAACGGTTTATTTTttagggactaatttgattaaaaaaaatctttcggGGACGAAAATGAAGATCACGTGATCTTTCAGGGACAAATTTGAACATTAACCCACTAAACTTGAGACATAGACAGCtatttttaacatttaatttttataattacccttggaattcttctccttcctcgGTCTCCTTTCATCCATTTTTCCTTCCACTCACTCCGACCACCACCGCCTCACGGCCgcctctcttcttcctttcctTCCGCCTTTCTTGCACCCAGACCACCGCCTCGCCTCCCTTTCTTCCACCCAGACCACCAACCACCCCATCCCttcctcctttttctcttccctcacttttttttttgtctattcACGGTTGTTCTTTGCTGTCATCACCTTTTGCAGTTGTTGCTTCTGCTTCACTTCTCGTCAACGATCCAAATCTGCGCACCATTCTGTCACCATCTTTTTAGACCTGTTCTCCGTTCTTCTGCACACTCTGTGTTTCTAGATCTGCACACTTTgtttttgaataatttaattttttatttgtttgaatttttgttaaaataattttgtattaattttgttagattgaattttttgttgatatttgttggattaaatttgttatttagTTTTAGATTGTTATTAGTAGTTATTTTTTTGTTGAGATGGTGACTGATTGTTAATGGTGGTAGTTTGATTTAGATAGTAGTTACGTTGTGGTGGTACTAAGAATTTGCAATAAGggtaatattaaaatttaacatgattgtaatttgtgtcttctattttgtatttgtataccaaacaagtttaaaaaatttgtatcttgttatgtttgtgtcttcaatATCAATATCTGTATCTCTGTATCTATGTATTAAAAGATACACAAAACAAACGCAGAACAAATCTCTTTATGAGATTGTTAATATCTTCACATCATGAAGTGGTTCTAAAACTAGCACAAATTTATCCGGAAGAAATGCCCTAACCcagctttcttttttttttatattgtttgtCAATCCATGTCGTATGTTACTACCAAACTCTTCAACCAATTTTGACTATTCCTCCTCAAATTCAACAACATTCCACTTGGCATAAATGAACTTCTTAAATATTTCACAGAAGTTTGAGTCCTTAATTCCTACAGTaggatttttttaaagatgCCATCTGTATAATTTATGGGTTGCATTTGAAAAAATCTCATTAATCGCCTCTCTCATAACCTCGTATGTATCAGTTACAACAATTTTAGGATGCTTATTCATCATGACCTCCAAAATTTTAGCTAATAGCCAATTGTATATAGATGCCATTTCATTATTAAGTATGACAATCCCAAATATACACATTTGTGGTTACTCCTAGaaaaaattaccaaaaattttttgtatttatttttttcgtacGTAACATCAAATGCAGGGACATCACCAAAATATTGATAATCAGTTCACATATTTCATCAACTCAAAATAAGCTATCCAACCGATCTTTTGCTGTTGAACTATTTCGCGTCATAGCCATCGGATCAACGTCGACTTTTTCAAACATGTAATTTATGGTGGCATTGGCATTACCACCTGAAATGCACAACCGTCGACTCCTATCAAAGTGATTATCCAAGTCTTTTTTTTGTAAAACCAGCTTTGGCATACCACCAGTTTAGAGAAGAAAAAGCAGGATTGagaattttcaaaattgatAGCTTAGAGGAGGGAGAGCGGGATTGGGAATTTTTGAAAGAGCTcagaattaataaaaataatcaaaattaaatataattttcgTCACAAATTGGTATATTTATACGTTGGTGCAAGTTCATTTAACACTAATTAAATTAGAAGAGAAAAATGATGCCGGACCAATTCTTGATTTCGGGTCAATAAAAAAAAGACACATATCTATAAGATCTTTAATATCAAAATACATTCGTGGTCCAGTTTTAAATTTCAGCGAAACTCATTTTTCATAACTTTATTGGAGTATATCTACCATGTAACATCCAACTAAAAATAGTGtgttcaaaatatattttttgaaagtCAAAGAAAGCAtgctaaaaaaaaattaaaacagcaTTGTTAATCAACTCAACAATTCAGTTGACCGTGAAGagtcaaaattattttttcaattatgcTGGTTGGATACTAAAATAAgttacaaatataaaatatatattaaaataaaaaatatatattaaaaataaattatatatatatacacacaaatacactaataattaattttgatatgaaaataatatttttattagttttttagtcaaataaaataaatatattatagaATCATGTAGATGACTAAGGAAGGAAGTTGTATGATGCTGGGTTGAAATCCTAGTCAAATTGGATAAAGCAATTTAAAACAATTTGTTAGCAAAATAAATAAGATAATAAAGCACAAGTTGAACAAGATGTTAAGGTTCAAGTTGATATTCATCCCTTGTTAAACTATATATAGACCGGTAAAACATTTACTATTGTATGAGatgttttgaataaaaattagtgagaaaaaattaaagaaaaaaatagtaaaaatttttatatatgattttttatataatttatgtaatatataagaaggtattataattttttatatattttaaaaattatcatttttacTATTTAGtcatagttatttttattatttatttttttttactaaagatAAGAGACTCAAATCCACAAcctcttaattgagtatggAGAGATTATGCCATTTGAGTTTGAGCTATAACTCATTGGCATAGTTATTTTTATCATTGTCTAAATTATTTAGTTCAATTGTATCTCTCTCGTTTACAAATTTTAGTTGCATTGTTATGCATGATATCCAACATGAACGATTTAACATGCACTCCACACACTCTGTAAGTTCACAACTTTGAAAGTGATTCGATTCAGTCATTTTTCATATTTATCTTATTATCCAAATTCCAAT
The Arachis stenosperma cultivar V10309 chromosome 7, arast.V10309.gnm1.PFL2, whole genome shotgun sequence genome window above contains:
- the LOC130941792 gene encoding probable LRR receptor-like serine/threonine-protein kinase At3g47570 isoform X2, whose protein sequence is MPLSSETDQMALLALKDKLTNGDPDALPSWNKSLHFCEWEGVICSRRHKRVTSLQLQNQDLGGTLAPSLGNLTFLREMSLTSINLHGQIPREVGHLKRLQILDLRQNNLHGEIPIEMINCSSLQVIILLYNNLTGEVPSWFGSMMQLTQLGLGANGFVGSIPPSLGNLSSLEKLSLAYNQLEGSITPTLGRLSTLKFLGLGVNNFSGQVPPSLYNLSNIQVLDFTENQLVGNFLSNLPMAFPNLEILLCGGNRFTGTFPSSISNLSELQQFQISKNDFYGPISPTVGSLHKLQIFNVGRNRFGNGRAHDLDFLSSLTNCTQLQKLGFYENYLGGVLPDIIGNLSTNLVLLGMALNQISGRIPEGIGKLVNLATLDMEGNFLEGTIPDSIGKLKNLGVLWLDGNKFYGNIPLVIGNLTMLSDVDLSSNKFEGLIPFTLGYCTNMQKFAAYGNNLSGNIPNQTFGNQQGLIQLFLYSNSFTGPIPSDLGNLNHLSILHLQDNKLIGEIPTRLSACSALTELVLERNSFHGSIPSFLGSLLSLEILDLSNNNFSSTIPHELVNLTFLNTLNLSFNHLSGEVPVGGVFNNVTAISLAGNKDLCGGIPQLNLPACSTLPLQKKHKRSVKKKVILIIAFGGVLISVVAFIISIYLLKKKRKRLSTPSLALQYGYVKVSYGELHQATNGFSSLNLIGTGSSGSVYRGTLVHFERPVAVKVLNLQTRGASKSFMSECKALGKMKHRNLLNILTCSSGVDYKGDDFKAIVFEFMPNGSLESLLHNNIEDSESTNRSLNLMQRVNIALDVAFALDYLHNDSEEAVVHCDVKPSNVLLDDDIVAHLGDFGLARLLHGNATSYTSSNQASSSVIKGTIGYLPPEYGAGGSVSPQGDIYSYGILLLEILTGKRPTDAMFGEDLSLHKFCKLAIPEGITEIVDSRLITPFDEGERRITQQKNMMECLVSFARIGVACSEEFPTQRMNIKDVIMELHAIKHKLLP
- the LOC130941792 gene encoding probable LRR receptor-like serine/threonine-protein kinase At3g47570 isoform X1, translating into MIMIIFIMFLLSIASQIEYMTSAAVTMPLSSETDQMALLALKDKLTNGDPDALPSWNKSLHFCEWEGVICSRRHKRVTSLQLQNQDLGGTLAPSLGNLTFLREMSLTSINLHGQIPREVGHLKRLQILDLRQNNLHGEIPIEMINCSSLQVIILLYNNLTGEVPSWFGSMMQLTQLGLGANGFVGSIPPSLGNLSSLEKLSLAYNQLEGSITPTLGRLSTLKFLGLGVNNFSGQVPPSLYNLSNIQVLDFTENQLVGNFLSNLPMAFPNLEILLCGGNRFTGTFPSSISNLSELQQFQISKNDFYGPISPTVGSLHKLQIFNVGRNRFGNGRAHDLDFLSSLTNCTQLQKLGFYENYLGGVLPDIIGNLSTNLVLLGMALNQISGRIPEGIGKLVNLATLDMEGNFLEGTIPDSIGKLKNLGVLWLDGNKFYGNIPLVIGNLTMLSDVDLSSNKFEGLIPFTLGYCTNMQKFAAYGNNLSGNIPNQTFGNQQGLIQLFLYSNSFTGPIPSDLGNLNHLSILHLQDNKLIGEIPTRLSACSALTELVLERNSFHGSIPSFLGSLLSLEILDLSNNNFSSTIPHELVNLTFLNTLNLSFNHLSGEVPVGGVFNNVTAISLAGNKDLCGGIPQLNLPACSTLPLQKKHKRSVKKKVILIIAFGGVLISVVAFIISIYLLKKKRKRLSTPSLALQYGYVKVSYGELHQATNGFSSLNLIGTGSSGSVYRGTLVHFERPVAVKVLNLQTRGASKSFMSECKALGKMKHRNLLNILTCSSGVDYKGDDFKAIVFEFMPNGSLESLLHNNIEDSESTNRSLNLMQRVNIALDVAFALDYLHNDSEEAVVHCDVKPSNVLLDDDIVAHLGDFGLARLLHGNATSYTSSNQASSSVIKGTIGYLPPEYGAGGSVSPQGDIYSYGILLLEILTGKRPTDAMFGEDLSLHKFCKLAIPEGITEIVDSRLITPFDEGERRITQQKNMMECLVSFARIGVACSEEFPTQRMNIKDVIMELHAIKHKLLP